Part of the Bacillus spongiae genome is shown below.
ACCGAGGTAATAGCGATATATTCTTTCAGTGATGAACTGAATGTCTATTGCCTCCATGTCTACCTTGAAGTGTATATATGGAGGCTTTATTGTGTCCGTGAACGGTATAAATGTTCATCTAACAAATCTATAGGAGGTGTAAAGATGAGCAGTGCTATCGAACAAAAGAAGGTTTTAGTAAGTGAGATTACAGAAAAGCTTGAGAAAAGTGTTTCTACAGTAGTTGTTGATTATCGTGGTTTAACAGTAGCGGAAGTTACAGAACTACGTAAGCAACTTCGTGAAGCGGGTGTTGAGTTTAAAGTATTCAAAAACTCAATGGTACGTCGTGCGGCTGAATCTGCAAACTTAGCTGGATTAAACGAAGCATTAACAGGTCCAAACGCGATTGCGTTGAGTACTGAGGATGTTGTAGCTCCAGCGAAAATCCTTAACGATTTCGCAAAAGATCACGAAGCACTAGAAATTAAAGCTGGTGTAATTGAAGGAAACGTTGCGACAGCTGAAGAAGTGAAAGCTCTTGCTGAACTTCCATCACGCGAAGGTTTACTTTCTATGCTATTATCTGTACTTCAAGCGCCAATGCGCAATATCGCTCTTGCAACTAAAGCTGTTGCTGACCAAAAGGAAGAGCAAGGAGCGTAATTTAATCGTTACGTTTTAAAAACTTATACAATTTTAAGGAGGAACAAACAATGACTAAAGAGCAAATCATTGATGTAATTAAAGAAATGACAGTTCTTGAACTGAACGACTTAGTAAAAGCAATCGAAGAAGAATTTGGAGTAACTGCTGCAGCACCTGTAGCTGTTATGGGTGGAGCTGCTGGTGGAGACGCTGCAGCTGAGAAAACTGAATTTGATGTTATCCTTGAAAGTGCTGGATCTTCAAAAATCAAAGTTATCAAAGCAGTTCGCGAAATCACAGGCCTTGGTCTTAAAGAAGCGAAAGAACTTGTTGATAACACTCCAAAAGCACTTAAAGAAGGTATTTCTAAAGAGGAAGCTGAAGAACTTAAAGCTAAACTTGAAGAAGTTGGCGCTGGTGTAGAAGTTAAGTAATGTTAACTGGTAAAAAGCTCGCTGTTTAAGCGAGCTTTTTTTCACTTTTATTCTTTAAATTTAGAATATACTATAAGAATAATTATTCATAAGAAATCTACTATTCATTTTTGTAGGAGGGTCATGATGACGGATCATTATTTCTCCCGTACACCTAACGTTGATAGTAACCCAACATATTGGGATTTTGAGCTAAGAAATAATATTTTTCATTTCAAAACAGATCAAGGAGTTTTTTCTAAAAACGAAGTGGATTTTGGATCTCGTTTACTTATTGAAACATTTCAAGTTCCAGAAGTAGTAGGGAACCTTCTAGATGTGGGTTGTGGATATGGTCCGATAGGCATTTCGTTGGCTAAAAGTTATGAGAATTTAACCGTGCATATGATTGATGTAAATGAAAGAGCTCTTTCACTAGCAGCGCTAAATGCTGAAAAGAATGGTGTGCATAATACCCGCATTTATGAAAGTGACACATTGCAATCGGTTGAGGAGTCGTTTGCGGCAATTTTAACAAACCCGCCAATTCGCGCTGGGAAGGATGTTGTGCATTCGATATTAACTCAAAGCTATGACCATCTTGTCAAAGGTGGAGAATTGTGGGTAGTCATACAAAAGAAACAAGGAGCGCCTTCTGCGCAAAGTAAAATGAAGGAGCTTTTCGGTGATGTTGAGGTCGTAATGAAGAAAAAAGGCTATTATATATTAAAAGCACAAAAACATTGACGCCTCATAGTTGCTATGATAATATTATAAAATGCAAAATTATTAACATCCGGTAATATGCCTTCATGTATATTTGTTGGATGTTTTGGAAAAAATAATAAAATAATAGCTCGTCATGTGGAAATTGAGGTTTTTTGGATTAAAACCCTTTTTCTTTTTGTCTTGTGATAGGATCTCTGTCCTAAGATAAGACATGATAGACGCAACCAAAACGCTTGATTTGAGGGGTGAATCAGTTGACAGGTCAACTTGTTCAGTATGGACGACACCGCCAACGCAGAAGTTTTGCGCGTATCAGTGAAGTACTAGAATTGCCAAACTTAATTGAAATTCAAACTTCATCTTATCAATGGTTTCTTGATGAGGGATTGAGAGAAATGTTTCATGACATTTCGCCAATCGAAGATTTCACTGGTAACCTATCTCTTGAGTTTATTGATTATAGCTTAGGAGAGCCAAAATATCCGGTGGACGAATCGAAAGAAAGAGACGTTACATATTCTGCGCCGTTGCGTGTGAAAGTTCGTCTTGTAAACAAAGAAACCGGAGAAGTGAAGGACCAAGATGTATTTATGGGTGACTTCCCATTAATGACGGAAACGGGAACGTTTGTTATTAATGGTGCTGAGCGTGTAATCGTTTCTCAGTTAGTACGTTCTCCAAGTGTCTACTATAGCGGTAAAGTAGATAAGAACGGAAAGAAAGGTTTCACAGCGACTGTAATTCCAAACCGTGGTGCTTGGTTAGAGTATGAAACAGACGCAAAAGATGTAGTTTATGTTCGTATTGATCGAACTCGTAAACTACCTGTAACAGTACTATTGCGTGCACTAGGATTTGGCTCTGATCAAGAAATCATCGATTTAATTGGTGATAATGAGTACATCCGAAACACTTTAGAAAAAGACAACACGGAGAGTATTGAGAAAGCGTTACTTGAAATTTATGAGCGTCTACGTCCAGGTGAACCACCTACAGTAGAAAACGCCAAGAGTTTATTAGTTTCTCGCTTTTTTGATCCGAAGCGCTATGAT
Proteins encoded:
- the rplJ gene encoding 50S ribosomal protein L10 produces the protein MSSAIEQKKVLVSEITEKLEKSVSTVVVDYRGLTVAEVTELRKQLREAGVEFKVFKNSMVRRAAESANLAGLNEALTGPNAIALSTEDVVAPAKILNDFAKDHEALEIKAGVIEGNVATAEEVKALAELPSREGLLSMLLSVLQAPMRNIALATKAVADQKEEQGA
- the rplL gene encoding 50S ribosomal protein L7/L12 gives rise to the protein MTKEQIIDVIKEMTVLELNDLVKAIEEEFGVTAAAPVAVMGGAAGGDAAAEKTEFDVILESAGSSKIKVIKAVREITGLGLKEAKELVDNTPKALKEGISKEEAEELKAKLEEVGAGVEVK
- a CDS encoding class I SAM-dependent methyltransferase; translation: MTDHYFSRTPNVDSNPTYWDFELRNNIFHFKTDQGVFSKNEVDFGSRLLIETFQVPEVVGNLLDVGCGYGPIGISLAKSYENLTVHMIDVNERALSLAALNAEKNGVHNTRIYESDTLQSVEESFAAILTNPPIRAGKDVVHSILTQSYDHLVKGGELWVVIQKKQGAPSAQSKMKELFGDVEVVMKKKGYYILKAQKH